AAGCCCATCGCGGACCCGGTCTCCCGGGTCCAGCTGGAGACGCTGCGCAAGAACTGCGCGGACTTCGGCGTCCGGCTGCACCCGCTGGGCGACGTCGAGCAGGGCGTCGTGCACGTCGTGGGCCCGCAGCTGGGCCTGACCCAGCCCGGCACCACCGTGGTCTGCGGCGACTCGCACACCTCCACGCACGGCGCGTTCGGCGCGCTGGCCTTCGGCATCGGCACCTCCCAGGTCGAGCACGTGCTGGCCACCCAGACGCTGCCCATGGTCCGCCCGAAGACCATGGCGATCACCGTCAACGGCGCGCTGCCCGACGGTGTCACGGCCAAGGACCTCATCCTGGCGATCATCGCCAAGATCGGCACCGGCGGCGGCCAGGGCTACGTCCTGGAATACCGGGGCGAGGCCATCGAGAAGCTCTCGATGGAGGCCCGCATGACCATCTGCAACATGTCGATCGAGGCCGGCGCCCGCGCGGGCATGATCGCCCCCGACGAGACCACCTTCGCCTACCTCCAGGGCCGCCCCCACGCCCCCGAGGGCGCCGACTGGGACGCGGCCGTCGAGTACTGGAAGACGCTGCGCACGGACGACGACGCCGAGTTCGACGCCGAGGTCGTCATCGAGGCCGCCGAGCTGTCGCCGTTCGTCACCTGGGGCACCAACCCGGGGCAGGGCGCACCGCTGTCGGCCGCCGTCCCCGACCCGGCTTCGTACGAGGACGCTTCGGAGCGCTTCGCCGCCGAAAAGGCCCTGGAGTACATGGGCTTGGAGGCCGGACAGCCGCTGCGCTCCATCAAGGTGGACACCGTCTTCGTAGGTTCCTGCACCAACGGCCGCATCGAGGACCTGCGCGCCGCCGCCGAGATCGTGCGGGACCGCAAAGTCGCCGACGGCGTACGGATGCTGGTCGTCCCCGGCTCCGCGCGGGTGGGCCTGCAGGCCGTCTCCGAGGGCCTGGACGTGGTCTTCAAGGAGGCCGGGGCCGAATGGCGGCACGCGGGCTGCTCGATGTGCCTGGGCATGAACCCGGACCAGCTCGCCCCCGGTGAGCGCTCCGCGTCCACCTCCAACCGCAACTTCGAGGGACGGCAGGGCAAGGGCGGCCGCACCCACCTGGTGTCGCCGCAGGTCGCGGCCGCGACGGCGGTCCTGGGCCACCTGGCCTCCCCGGCCGACCTGTCCGCCGCCGACGTCCCCACGCCCGCTGGAGTCTGAGAGTCATGGAAGCATTCACCACCCACACCGGCCGGGCCGTCCCGCTGCGCCGCAGCAACGTCGACACCGACCAGATCATCCCCGCCCACTGGCTCAAGAAGGTGACGCGGGACGGATTCGAGGACGGACTGTTCGAGGCCTGGCGCAAGGACGCGTCCTTCGTCCTCAACCAGCCCGAGCGGCAGGGCGCGACCGTGCTGGTCGCCGGCCCCGACTTCGGCACCGGGTCCTCCCGCGAGCACGCCGTCTGGGCGCTGCAGAACTACGGCTTCAAGACCGTGATCTCCTCCCGCTTCGCCGACATCTTCCGCGGCAACTCGCTGAAGAACGGCCTGCTCACGGTGGTCCTCGACCAGAACACCGTCGACGCCCTGTGGGAGCTCACGGAGCGGGACCCCCAGGCCGAGATCACCGTCGACCTGAAGGCCCGCGAGGTGCGCGCCGAGGGCGTCACCGCCTCCTTCGAGCTGGACGAGAACTCCCGCTGGCGGCTGCTGAACGGGCTGGACGACATCTCGATCACCCTCCAGAACGAGCCGGAGATCGCCGCGTACGAGGCCAAGCGGCCGTCGTACAAGCCGCAGACCCTCCAGGCGTGAGCCCGGGGCCTCCACGGAGGCCCCGCAAGGTCGAGTTTCGGCCACCCGACACCCCCGCCGTACCCCCGATCGGACCGATCGGGGGTACGGCTGTTTTCCGGCCCGGAACCGGTCGGGTGGGGCGGCTGCGTCCGCCAACGGCCCACGTTAGAGGCGTGGTTGCTGGGGTAGGCAGGGAATGGAGGAGCGGCTTCCGGGTGTGCCCGGGAGGCCGTTCGAGGTGGCAGTTGCCCCCTGCGCAGGCGACAACTCGCCCCAGATGGCACAATCTGTGCATGGACCACGACGGCCAACTCGAGCTCTATACGGCGGTCGCGGTCCGGCTCAAGGAAGCGCACACAAGAGTGCGCGCACTGCAAGTCCCGGAGGGCGTACGGATGGCGCTGACCCGGAAGCTGCTGGTCATTACGGCCGCGGCCAAACACGATCTCGCCGGTGCGGCAAGGCGCCTGGAGCGGTTCATCGCGGACCTCGACGAGGGGCGATTCCCCGAAGAGGAAGGCTGAACAGGCCGGGACCGCCCGAGTCCGTTGCGGCACAAGGGTGATTAGCCCGTTTCGTGTTTGATTTGCGGTATATATCTGCCTAACGTGCGAAAAAGCTTGAACAGATTCGTTCTGGCGATGTCTCCGAAGGGGAAGACGTGAACAAGGCGCAGCTCGTAGAAGCGATTGCCGACAAGCTGGGCGGCCGGCAGCAGGCCGCCGACGCTGTCGACGCGGTCCTGGACGCCCTCGTCCGTGCAGTGGTCGCGGGTGACCGGGTCTCGGTCACCGGCTTCGGTTCCTTCGAGAAGGTCGACCGTCCGGCCCGCTACGCCCGCAACCCGCAGACGGGCGAGCGGGTTCGGGTCAAGAAGACCTCCGTACCCCGCTTCCGTGCTGGTCAGGGCTTCAAGGACCTGGTGAGCGGCTCGAAGAAGCTCCCGAAGAACGACATCGCGGTCAAGAAGGCCCCCAAGGGCAGCCTGTCCGGTCCGCCGCCCACCATCTCCAAGGCCGCGGGCAAGAAGGCCGCCGCCAAGAAGGCCACGGGCGCCGCGAAGAAGGCCACGGGCGCGGCCAAGAAGACGACCGCGACGGCGAAGAAGGCCACCGCCAAGAAGACCACGGGTGCCGCGAAGACGGCGACGGCGAAGAAGGCCCCCGCCAAGAAGTCCACCGCCAAGACCACCACCGCGGCGGCCAAGAAGACCACGGCGCAGAAGGCCCCCGCCAAGAAGGCGACGGCCAAGAAGGCCCCCGCCAAGAAGTCGACCGCCCGCAAGACCACCGCCAAGAAGGCCACCGCCCGCAAGAAGTAGCAGCACGCGGCACGCGGCCGGCGGCGTCCGGCAGGCGAACGGGCACAGGGCACTCACGCGCCGGGCCGGACTCCCTCTCGGAGTCCGGCCCGCGGCGTGTCCGGGATCGGGCGCGCCTTCGCGGCGACCCGGCGCTCAGCCCGGTGACAGCCCGCCGGCGGTGGCCCCGGTGGGAGTCCACCGTCGTAAGGTTCAGAAGGTCTGGAGCGTCACCAGGGTGATCCGGCGGTCGGCCCCCGCGCCCTCGCTCTCGACGCGGACCCGCTGACCGGGCCGCAGCAGTCTCAGGCCCCCCGCGTCGAACGCCGCCGCGTCGAAGGGCACCGGCGTGCCGTCGTCCAGCAGCACCTGCCCGCTGCGGCTCTCGGGGTCGTACGTGTACGCGGTCGCCTGCATGCCCGCAGCCTACTGCCCGACGATCAGCAGCCGCGCCGCCACCGCGGCCGTACGGGGCCCGACCCCCAGCGCCAGCGCGGCGCGCAGATCGTCGCCGGTGTCGACGTCCTGCCGTACGGAATCCACCGAGTCGAGGCGCAGTTCCGCGGCGCCGGACGCGCGGTGACGGGCCCGGGAATCCGTACCGAAAGCGGGGGCCAATTCGCGGCCCGGTGCGGCGGCCAGCAGGGTCGTGCCGATTCCGGCCGCGTCCGGGAGAAAAGCGCGCGGGAATTGCGCGGCCGCCGTCAGTACCCGCGTCAATTCCGCCGGGCGAAGTGCGGGGAGATCGGCGTTGAGCGCGGCCACCGGGCTTCTGGGGTGTGCCGCACGGACGAACGCCGCCCCGTGCGCCAGGGCGGCGTTGAGACCGTCGCCCGGCTCGTCCGGAACGACCCCGGCGCCCAGTTCCGCCAGGGCCCGTCCCGCCTGCGCGTCGTCCGTGACTACTGCCACACCCGCCACCGCCGGGCAGGCGAGCGCGGCCGCCACCGTGTCCTGCGCGAAGGCGAGCGCGAGGCCGGGCCGAACCCCGTCGTGCGCGGTGTCCGACAGCCTGCTCTTGGCCCGGGCGAGGGGCTTCACGGGTACGACCAAGGTCCACTGCACGAGCGTTCCGTCCTTCTCTCGTCGCCGCCATTGTCACCTGGGAGACCCGGCGGTTCACTCGCCGGGGCGTACGGTGTTCTCGACAGACGGGCGGCCCGGGGCGACACTTGTCCGGCCCCAGGCCATGGAGGAAAGGTGTCAGCGTGCCCCGCCGCAGAATCGGCTTCTGGTACCGCTTCGCCGCGGTGATCTGCAAACCTCCGCTGGTGGTTCTGATCAAGCGGGACTGGCGGGGAATGGAGAACATGCCGGCCGACGGTGGATTTATCACCGCCGTGAACCACAATTCGCACGTCGACCCCTTCGCGTATGCGCACTATCAGTACAACACCGGCCGCGTCCCGCGATTCCTGGCGAAGAGCGGACTTTTCCGGAAGGGATTCGTCGGCGCCGCGATGCGGGGCACCGGACAGATCCCCGTCTACCGCGAGAGCACGGACGCGCTCAGCGCCTTCCGCGCCGCGATCGACGCCGTGGAGCGCGGCGAGTGCGTCGCCTTCTACCCCGAGGGCACGCTGACCCGCGACCCGGACGGCTGGCCGATGACCGCCAAGACCGGTGCCGCGCGCGTCGCCCTGCAGACCAAGTGCCCGGTGATCCCGGTCGCCCAGTGGGGCTGCAACGAACTGCTGCCGCCGTACGCCAGGAAGCCGAACCTCCTCCCGCGCAAGACCCATCGCGTGCTGGCGGGCCCGCCGGTCGACCTGTCGCGCTTCTACGACCAGGAGATGACCGCGGACGTGCTGAAGGAGGCGACCGAGGTCATCATGGCCGCCGTCACCCGCCAGCTGGAGGAGATCCGCGGCGAGAAGGCCCCCGACACGCCCTACGACCCGCGCCGTGAGCGGATCGAGCAGCGCCGCCGCACGCAGGCCCAGACGAGGGCGGTCCAGACACGGGCGGTACAGGCACCGACGCACGGGCAGCAGGCAGAAGGGCAGAGCACGTGAGCAACCCCGTCAAGGCGGCCGTCTTCGGTACCGGATCGTGGGGCACGGCCTTCGGCATGGTCCTCGCCGACGCGGGGTGCGACGTCACCCTGTGGGGCCGCCGCGCCGAACTCGCCGACGCCGTCAACTCCACCCGGACCAACCCGGACTACCTGCCCGGGGTGGAGCTCCCCGCCAACCTGCGGGCCACCACCGACGCCGCCGAGGCCGCGCGGAACGCCGACTTCACGGTCCTCGCGGTCCCGTCCCAGACGCTGCGCGCCAACCTCGCCGACTGGACGCCCCTGCTGGCGCCCGGCACGATCCTGGTGTCCCTGATGAAGGGCGTCGAACTCGGCTCCGCGATGCGGATGAGCGAGGTGATCGACGACGTGGCGAAGGTCGGCGCCGAACGCATCGCCGTGGTCACCGGACCCAACCTGGCCCGGGAGATCGCCGCCCGGATGCCGGCCGCGGCCGTGGTCGCCTGTCCCGACGACTCCGTCGCCCAGCGCCTCCAGACCGCCTGCCACACGCCGTACTTCCGCCCGTACACCAACACCGACGTCGTCGGCTGCGAGCTGGGCGGCGCCGTGAAGAACGTGATCGGGCTGGCCGTCGGCATCGCGGACGGCATGGGCCTGGGCGACAACGCCAAGGGCTCGCTCATCACGCGCGGTCTCGCCGAGACCACCCGCCTCGGTGTCGCCCTCGGCGCCGACCCGCTGACCTTCTCCGGACTGGCCGGGCTCGGCGACCTGGTGGCGACCTGTTCCTCGCCGCTGTCCCGCAACCACACCTTCGGCACCAACCTCGGCAAGGGCATGACCCTCCAGGAGACGATCGCGGTCACCAAGCAGACCGCCGAGGGTGTCAAGTCCTGCGAGTCCGTGCTGGATCTGGCCCGCAGGCACGGCGTCGACATGCCGCTCACCGAGACGGTCGTCGGCATCGTGCACGAGGGCAAGCCTCCGGTGGTCGCGCTCAAGGAGCTGATGTCGCGCAGCGCCAAGCCGGAACGGCGCTGAGCGCCATCGGAACGGCGGCTAGCGCCACCGGAACGGCGGCGAGCGGGCCGCGACGACGCTGAGCGATGCCGGAACGACGCTGAGCGACAGCACCGAGGCACCCGGGCGACGCCCGCGCCACGCGGCCCCGCCGACGCTGTCTCGCGGCCCTGGGGGCGGGTACTCTCAACGCGATATGAGCACCGAGAACCTCCCCCAGAGCCCCGAGCAGAGCCCGGAGCAGCCGCCTCGCAAGCCGCGTGTGGCCGTCGTGTTCGGCGGGCGCAGCTCCGAACACGGGATCTCCGTGGTCACCGCAGGCGCCGTCCTCGCGGCCATCGACCGGACGAAGTACGACGTCCTGCCGATCGGCATCACCCGCGACGGCCGGTGGGCCCTGACCGCCGACGAGCCGGAGCGCATGGCGATCACCGAACGCCGCACGCCCGACGTCGAGGAGCTGGCCGAGTCGACCGAGGGCGGCGTGCTGCTGCCCGTCGACCCCGCGAACCGCGAAGTCGTCTACAGCGAACCCGGCTCGGTGCCCAAGGCGCTGGGCGAGGTCGACGTCGTCTTCCCCGTCCTGCACGGCCCGTACGGCGAGGACGGCACGCTCCAGGGCCTGCTGGAGCTGTCCGGCGTGCCCTACGTCGGCTCGGGCGTGCTCGCCTCGGCCGTCGGCCAGGACAAGGAGTACATGAAGGCGGTGTTCGCCTCCTACGGGCTGAAGGTCGGTCCGTACGTGGTGATCCGTCCGCGGGAGTGGGAGCAGGACCGTTCCGGCGCCCGCGAGAAGATCGTGGACTTCGCCGGAGAGCACGGCTGGCCGCTGTTCGTGAAGCCCGCGCGCGCGGGTTCCTCGATCGGCATCACCAAGGTCGACGACCTCGCCGGACTCGACGAGGCGATCGAGGAGGCCCGGCGCCACGACCCGAAGATCCTGGTCGAGGCGGCGCTGCGCGGCCGGGAGATCGAGTGCGGGGTGCTGGAGTTCGAGGACGGTCCCCGGGCGTCCGCCCCCGCGGAGATCCCGCCGCCCTCGGAGCACGCGTACTACGACTTCGAGGCCAAGTACATCGACTCCACGCCCGGCGTCGTGCCCGCACCGCTCACGCCCGAGGAGACCGCCGAGATCCAGCGGCTCGCCGTGGCGGCGTTCGACGCGGCCTCCTGCGAAGGGCTGGTGCGCGCGGACTTCTTCCTCACCGAGGACGACGAGTTCGTGATCAACGAGATCAACACCATGCCCGGCTTCACGCCGATCTCCATGTACCCGCAGATGTGGCAGGCGAGCGGCGTGAGCTACCCGGAGCTGGTGGACCGGCTGGTCCAGGCGGCGCTGCGGCGGTCCACAGGGCTGCGCTGACCGCTCCCGGCCCGTGCACGACGAGAAGGCGACCCCCTCGGGGGTCGCCTTCTCGCAGTATGATCAGCGGGTTTCCCCAGCCGGCCGCCCGCTGTCCGCAGGTGGCAGTGTCTTGTCCGCGTTCCGCCACAACCGGCGACCGACGCGCCCGGGACGGGAACCGCCGCCGACTCGCTGTCGTCTGCTGAGGAGCAGCCGACGGCGGCGATCAGCGGTGCGGAGCGAGCGGGCGGAAGGGGGCTAGAGATGAACGACCGGACAGGTCAGAGTACGAGTGATGCCGTCCACTTGCTGGACCTTGGCGACCACCATGCGACCCAGGTCGTCGACGGTGTCGGACTGCGCGCGCACGATGACGTCGTAGGGTCCTGTCACGTCCTCGGCCTGGATCACCCCAGGGATCTTGCTGATCGTCTCGGCGACGGTCGACGCCTTGCCGACCTCCGTCTGGATCAGGATGTACGCCTGTACCACGGAACCTCCAGAGCGGCCACGAGGATCATGTGGGGAAAAGGAACGCCACGGTATCGCGTCGCCGCTCTCCGCGGGGAGACCCGCGGGGTGGCGGCCTCGCGTGCCGTGGTGCCGCAAGGACACGAGTTGACGAGCACGCCGACCGCGGTGACGGTCATTTCGACCGTAACGAGGACAGAGATGACGCGCGACCGGGCACGGACAGGGACAGAAGGGGAGCCAAGGCGATGAAGGGCACTGTTGGTGAGCTCGGGGAGTTCGGGCTCATCAGGGAGCTCACCTCCCGTCTCACCACCACCCCGGCGGTCCGGGTGGGCCCCGGCGACGACGCCGCGGTGGTGGCCGCGCCCGACCGCAGGGTGGTGGCCAGCACCGACATCCT
This region of Streptomyces ambofaciens ATCC 23877 genomic DNA includes:
- the leuC gene encoding 3-isopropylmalate dehydratase large subunit; this encodes MGRTLAEKVWDDHVVRRAEGEPDLLFIDLHLLHEVTSPQAFDGLRKSGRPVRRLDLTIATEDHNTPTLDIDKPIADPVSRVQLETLRKNCADFGVRLHPLGDVEQGVVHVVGPQLGLTQPGTTVVCGDSHTSTHGAFGALAFGIGTSQVEHVLATQTLPMVRPKTMAITVNGALPDGVTAKDLILAIIAKIGTGGGQGYVLEYRGEAIEKLSMEARMTICNMSIEAGARAGMIAPDETTFAYLQGRPHAPEGADWDAAVEYWKTLRTDDDAEFDAEVVIEAAELSPFVTWGTNPGQGAPLSAAVPDPASYEDASERFAAEKALEYMGLEAGQPLRSIKVDTVFVGSCTNGRIEDLRAAAEIVRDRKVADGVRMLVVPGSARVGLQAVSEGLDVVFKEAGAEWRHAGCSMCLGMNPDQLAPGERSASTSNRNFEGRQGKGGRTHLVSPQVAAATAVLGHLASPADLSAADVPTPAGV
- the leuD gene encoding 3-isopropylmalate dehydratase small subunit; this encodes MEAFTTHTGRAVPLRRSNVDTDQIIPAHWLKKVTRDGFEDGLFEAWRKDASFVLNQPERQGATVLVAGPDFGTGSSREHAVWALQNYGFKTVISSRFADIFRGNSLKNGLLTVVLDQNTVDALWELTERDPQAEITVDLKAREVRAEGVTASFELDENSRWRLLNGLDDISITLQNEPEIAAYEAKRPSYKPQTLQA
- a CDS encoding HU family DNA-binding protein produces the protein MNKAQLVEAIADKLGGRQQAADAVDAVLDALVRAVVAGDRVSVTGFGSFEKVDRPARYARNPQTGERVRVKKTSVPRFRAGQGFKDLVSGSKKLPKNDIAVKKAPKGSLSGPPPTISKAAGKKAAAKKATGAAKKATGAAKKTTATAKKATAKKTTGAAKTATAKKAPAKKSTAKTTTAAAKKTTAQKAPAKKATAKKAPAKKSTARKTTAKKATARKK
- the cofC gene encoding 2-phospho-L-lactate guanylyltransferase, which gives rise to MQWTLVVPVKPLARAKSRLSDTAHDGVRPGLALAFAQDTVAAALACPAVAGVAVVTDDAQAGRALAELGAGVVPDEPGDGLNAALAHGAAFVRAAHPRSPVAALNADLPALRPAELTRVLTAAAQFPRAFLPDAAGIGTTLLAAAPGRELAPAFGTDSRARHRASGAAELRLDSVDSVRQDVDTGDDLRAALALGVGPRTAAVAARLLIVGQ
- a CDS encoding lysophospholipid acyltransferase family protein; the encoded protein is MPRRRIGFWYRFAAVICKPPLVVLIKRDWRGMENMPADGGFITAVNHNSHVDPFAYAHYQYNTGRVPRFLAKSGLFRKGFVGAAMRGTGQIPVYRESTDALSAFRAAIDAVERGECVAFYPEGTLTRDPDGWPMTAKTGAARVALQTKCPVIPVAQWGCNELLPPYARKPNLLPRKTHRVLAGPPVDLSRFYDQEMTADVLKEATEVIMAAVTRQLEEIRGEKAPDTPYDPRRERIEQRRRTQAQTRAVQTRAVQAPTHGQQAEGQST
- a CDS encoding NAD(P)H-dependent glycerol-3-phosphate dehydrogenase, producing the protein MSNPVKAAVFGTGSWGTAFGMVLADAGCDVTLWGRRAELADAVNSTRTNPDYLPGVELPANLRATTDAAEAARNADFTVLAVPSQTLRANLADWTPLLAPGTILVSLMKGVELGSAMRMSEVIDDVAKVGAERIAVVTGPNLAREIAARMPAAAVVACPDDSVAQRLQTACHTPYFRPYTNTDVVGCELGGAVKNVIGLAVGIADGMGLGDNAKGSLITRGLAETTRLGVALGADPLTFSGLAGLGDLVATCSSPLSRNHTFGTNLGKGMTLQETIAVTKQTAEGVKSCESVLDLARRHGVDMPLTETVVGIVHEGKPPVVALKELMSRSAKPERR
- a CDS encoding D-alanine--D-alanine ligase family protein encodes the protein MSTENLPQSPEQSPEQPPRKPRVAVVFGGRSSEHGISVVTAGAVLAAIDRTKYDVLPIGITRDGRWALTADEPERMAITERRTPDVEELAESTEGGVLLPVDPANREVVYSEPGSVPKALGEVDVVFPVLHGPYGEDGTLQGLLELSGVPYVGSGVLASAVGQDKEYMKAVFASYGLKVGPYVVIRPREWEQDRSGAREKIVDFAGEHGWPLFVKPARAGSSIGITKVDDLAGLDEAIEEARRHDPKILVEAALRGREIECGVLEFEDGPRASAPAEIPPPSEHAYYDFEAKYIDSTPGVVPAPLTPEETAEIQRLAVAAFDAASCEGLVRADFFLTEDDEFVINEINTMPGFTPISMYPQMWQASGVSYPELVDRLVQAALRRSTGLR
- a CDS encoding Lrp/AsnC family transcriptional regulator, which codes for MVQAYILIQTEVGKASTVAETISKIPGVIQAEDVTGPYDVIVRAQSDTVDDLGRMVVAKVQQVDGITRTLTCPVVHL